The Schistocerca gregaria isolate iqSchGreg1 chromosome 1, iqSchGreg1.2, whole genome shotgun sequence genome includes a window with the following:
- the LOC126350038 gene encoding inositol-trisphosphate 3-kinase homolog isoform X6, producing MRRAMVARCSRLRRCASLAADVSDFWRQASPGPTALNAFRRWRRGGSSSSSSGSSSSSGGDGSSGRQPGSDAAPEDDRALLKFLALNALELSAPATDVLLQSRARWFQLSGHPDCFAPAGPGTIWKKRSGGEDDAERRVYEALGADPLLRDLAPRYFREVTFRGQRFIELQDLLAGFRDPNVMDVKMGTRTFLESEVSKTTARHDLYQKMVQVDPSAPTPEEHEAKAVTKLRYMQFREQQSSTCSHGFRIEAMKFRGSPPVTDLKKVKSRSELLATVALFLGGREDVRQRLVARLREIRTKFEQSEYFKRHEVVGSSIFMIYDDTKVGAWIIDFAKTHPVPQGVEVTHRKPWIQGNHEEGFLFGLDSLIRVMEEVDLKQPPDFKNPIIPTTSVQLKS from the exons GCTGCGGATGTGAGCGACTTCTGGCGACAAGCGTCGCCCGGGCCCACGGCGCTGAACGCCTTCCGCCGCTGGCGCcgaggtggcagcagcagcagcagcagcggcagcagcagcagtagcggcgGCGATGGCTCGTCCGGCCGGCAGCCGGGCTCGGACGCGGCGCCCGAGGACGACCGCGCTCTCCTCAAGTTCCTCGCGCTG AATGCGCTGGAGCTGAGCGCGCCCGCAACGGACGTGCTGCTGCAGAGCCGCGCGCGCTGGTTCCAGCTGTCGGGCCACCCCGACTGCTTCGCGCCCGCCGGCCCGGGCACCATCTGGAAGAAGCGCAGTGGCGGCGAGGACGACGCCGAGCGCCGCGTCTACGAGGCGCTGGGCGCAGACCCCCTGCTGCGGGACCTGGCGCCGCGCTACTTCCGCGAGGTCACCTTCCGCGGGCAGCGCTTCATCGAGCTGCAGGACCTGCTCGCCGGCTTCCGCGACCCCAACGTCATGGATGTCAAGATGGGAACGCGCACCTTCCTCGAGTCCGAGGTGTCCAAGACTACGGCGCGGCACGACCTTTATCAGAAG ATGGTGCAAGTTGATCCAAGTGCTCCCACACCAGAAGAACATGAAGCTAAGGCTGTTACGAAACTGCGTTACATGCAGTTTCGAGAACAACAGAGCTCTACTTGCAGTCATGGATTTCGCATAGAAGCAATGAAA TTTCGTGGATCACCACCAGTCACTGACCTTAAGAAAGTAAAATCTCGATCAGAACTACTCGCAACAGTGGCACTTTTCTTAGGTGGTCGTGAAGATGTAAGGCAGAGGTTGGTTGCGAGACTACGAGAAATAAGAACGAAATTCGAGCAGTCGGAGTACTTCAAAAGACATGAG GTTGTCGGTAGCAGCATATTCATGATTTATGATGACACAAAAGTTGGAGCATGGATAATTGACTTTGCCAAGACTCACCCTGTACCCCAAGGAGTGGAAGTCACTCATAGGAAACCATGGATTCAAGGGAACCatgaagaaggtttcctgtttggtCTTGATTCACTCATTCGT GTAATGGAAGAAGTAGATCTGAAACAGCCTCCAGATTTTAAAAATCCCATCATCCCAACTACCTCAGTTCAATTGAAATCCTGA
- the LOC126350038 gene encoding inositol-trisphosphate 3-kinase homolog isoform X5: protein MSSACCIEACTPRVWMRAVQQYDRLLRLRTTKKAADVSDFWRQASPGPTALNAFRRWRRGGSSSSSSGSSSSSGGDGSSGRQPGSDAAPEDDRALLKFLALNALELSAPATDVLLQSRARWFQLSGHPDCFAPAGPGTIWKKRSGGEDDAERRVYEALGADPLLRDLAPRYFREVTFRGQRFIELQDLLAGFRDPNVMDVKMGTRTFLESEVSKTTARHDLYQKMVQVDPSAPTPEEHEAKAVTKLRYMQFREQQSSTCSHGFRIEAMKFRGSPPVTDLKKVKSRSELLATVALFLGGREDVRQRLVARLREIRTKFEQSEYFKRHEVVGSSIFMIYDDTKVGAWIIDFAKTHPVPQGVEVTHRKPWIQGNHEEGFLFGLDSLIRVMEEVDLKQPPDFKNPIIPTTSVQLKS from the exons GCTGCGGATGTGAGCGACTTCTGGCGACAAGCGTCGCCCGGGCCCACGGCGCTGAACGCCTTCCGCCGCTGGCGCcgaggtggcagcagcagcagcagcagcggcagcagcagcagtagcggcgGCGATGGCTCGTCCGGCCGGCAGCCGGGCTCGGACGCGGCGCCCGAGGACGACCGCGCTCTCCTCAAGTTCCTCGCGCTG AATGCGCTGGAGCTGAGCGCGCCCGCAACGGACGTGCTGCTGCAGAGCCGCGCGCGCTGGTTCCAGCTGTCGGGCCACCCCGACTGCTTCGCGCCCGCCGGCCCGGGCACCATCTGGAAGAAGCGCAGTGGCGGCGAGGACGACGCCGAGCGCCGCGTCTACGAGGCGCTGGGCGCAGACCCCCTGCTGCGGGACCTGGCGCCGCGCTACTTCCGCGAGGTCACCTTCCGCGGGCAGCGCTTCATCGAGCTGCAGGACCTGCTCGCCGGCTTCCGCGACCCCAACGTCATGGATGTCAAGATGGGAACGCGCACCTTCCTCGAGTCCGAGGTGTCCAAGACTACGGCGCGGCACGACCTTTATCAGAAG ATGGTGCAAGTTGATCCAAGTGCTCCCACACCAGAAGAACATGAAGCTAAGGCTGTTACGAAACTGCGTTACATGCAGTTTCGAGAACAACAGAGCTCTACTTGCAGTCATGGATTTCGCATAGAAGCAATGAAA TTTCGTGGATCACCACCAGTCACTGACCTTAAGAAAGTAAAATCTCGATCAGAACTACTCGCAACAGTGGCACTTTTCTTAGGTGGTCGTGAAGATGTAAGGCAGAGGTTGGTTGCGAGACTACGAGAAATAAGAACGAAATTCGAGCAGTCGGAGTACTTCAAAAGACATGAG GTTGTCGGTAGCAGCATATTCATGATTTATGATGACACAAAAGTTGGAGCATGGATAATTGACTTTGCCAAGACTCACCCTGTACCCCAAGGAGTGGAAGTCACTCATAGGAAACCATGGATTCAAGGGAACCatgaagaaggtttcctgtttggtCTTGATTCACTCATTCGT GTAATGGAAGAAGTAGATCTGAAACAGCCTCCAGATTTTAAAAATCCCATCATCCCAACTACCTCAGTTCAATTGAAATCCTGA
- the LOC126350038 gene encoding inositol-trisphosphate 3-kinase homolog isoform X4 translates to MRINLNVGNLMGAFPAFSLVWTCKQQTKAADVSDFWRQASPGPTALNAFRRWRRGGSSSSSSGSSSSSGGDGSSGRQPGSDAAPEDDRALLKFLALNALELSAPATDVLLQSRARWFQLSGHPDCFAPAGPGTIWKKRSGGEDDAERRVYEALGADPLLRDLAPRYFREVTFRGQRFIELQDLLAGFRDPNVMDVKMGTRTFLESEVSKTTARHDLYQKMVQVDPSAPTPEEHEAKAVTKLRYMQFREQQSSTCSHGFRIEAMKFRGSPPVTDLKKVKSRSELLATVALFLGGREDVRQRLVARLREIRTKFEQSEYFKRHEVVGSSIFMIYDDTKVGAWIIDFAKTHPVPQGVEVTHRKPWIQGNHEEGFLFGLDSLIRVMEEVDLKQPPDFKNPIIPTTSVQLKS, encoded by the exons GCTGCGGATGTGAGCGACTTCTGGCGACAAGCGTCGCCCGGGCCCACGGCGCTGAACGCCTTCCGCCGCTGGCGCcgaggtggcagcagcagcagcagcagcggcagcagcagcagtagcggcgGCGATGGCTCGTCCGGCCGGCAGCCGGGCTCGGACGCGGCGCCCGAGGACGACCGCGCTCTCCTCAAGTTCCTCGCGCTG AATGCGCTGGAGCTGAGCGCGCCCGCAACGGACGTGCTGCTGCAGAGCCGCGCGCGCTGGTTCCAGCTGTCGGGCCACCCCGACTGCTTCGCGCCCGCCGGCCCGGGCACCATCTGGAAGAAGCGCAGTGGCGGCGAGGACGACGCCGAGCGCCGCGTCTACGAGGCGCTGGGCGCAGACCCCCTGCTGCGGGACCTGGCGCCGCGCTACTTCCGCGAGGTCACCTTCCGCGGGCAGCGCTTCATCGAGCTGCAGGACCTGCTCGCCGGCTTCCGCGACCCCAACGTCATGGATGTCAAGATGGGAACGCGCACCTTCCTCGAGTCCGAGGTGTCCAAGACTACGGCGCGGCACGACCTTTATCAGAAG ATGGTGCAAGTTGATCCAAGTGCTCCCACACCAGAAGAACATGAAGCTAAGGCTGTTACGAAACTGCGTTACATGCAGTTTCGAGAACAACAGAGCTCTACTTGCAGTCATGGATTTCGCATAGAAGCAATGAAA TTTCGTGGATCACCACCAGTCACTGACCTTAAGAAAGTAAAATCTCGATCAGAACTACTCGCAACAGTGGCACTTTTCTTAGGTGGTCGTGAAGATGTAAGGCAGAGGTTGGTTGCGAGACTACGAGAAATAAGAACGAAATTCGAGCAGTCGGAGTACTTCAAAAGACATGAG GTTGTCGGTAGCAGCATATTCATGATTTATGATGACACAAAAGTTGGAGCATGGATAATTGACTTTGCCAAGACTCACCCTGTACCCCAAGGAGTGGAAGTCACTCATAGGAAACCATGGATTCAAGGGAACCatgaagaaggtttcctgtttggtCTTGATTCACTCATTCGT GTAATGGAAGAAGTAGATCTGAAACAGCCTCCAGATTTTAAAAATCCCATCATCCCAACTACCTCAGTTCAATTGAAATCCTGA